In Halobacteriovorax marinus SJ, the following proteins share a genomic window:
- a CDS encoding matrixin family metalloprotease produces the protein MRAILLITFLLTLASCNGSGGGKTQALGGRSPGSADDDLPIRWADSALPLSIQISGDFSFAPADIDGAGRNPIEQMQKEWDDAVTGKVLFNYPAPAAASKGNDALSTYKDSVLGVYISDDWFSNISSSALAITQFYAYKMTGSRGEYYQLSHADIIVNERDYDFSYDPNSNTDYDMSTVILHELGHLLGLDHQSDGAVAAVMQPYLSIWESNRALFSDDASRISDNYTDSALSAGSASYLPSGIPDGTELHGVIELMASGECKHYHNGKLVKSHFSF, from the coding sequence ATGAGGGCAATTCTTCTAATTACATTTCTACTTACTCTCGCTTCCTGCAATGGTTCAGGAGGGGGAAAAACTCAAGCCCTGGGCGGAAGATCACCAGGCAGTGCAGATGACGATCTCCCGATTCGTTGGGCAGACTCAGCTCTTCCCCTGAGTATTCAGATATCAGGTGACTTCTCATTTGCTCCTGCTGATATAGACGGGGCCGGTAGAAACCCGATTGAACAAATGCAAAAGGAATGGGACGACGCTGTTACAGGAAAAGTCCTCTTCAACTACCCTGCGCCAGCTGCCGCATCTAAAGGCAATGACGCCTTATCAACTTATAAAGATAGTGTCTTGGGTGTCTATATTTCTGACGACTGGTTTTCTAATATTTCAAGTAGCGCTCTTGCCATTACTCAGTTCTACGCCTACAAGATGACGGGAAGCAGAGGAGAATATTACCAACTCTCCCACGCAGATATTATTGTTAATGAAAGAGATTATGACTTTAGCTACGATCCAAACTCTAATACTGACTATGATATGAGTACAGTAATTCTTCACGAGCTCGGTCACCTACTGGGTCTAGACCACCAAAGCGATGGTGCCGTTGCTGCAGTCATGCAACCTTACTTGAGTATATGGGAATCAAACCGAGCGCTCTTTAGTGATGATGCAAGTAGGATTAGTGACAACTATACTGACTCTGCTCTTAGCGCTGGTAGCGCTAGTTATCTCCCTAGCGGAATTCCAGATGGCACGGAACTTCACGGTGTCATAGAGTTAATGGCAAGTGGAGAATGTAAGCACTATCACAATGGAAAGCTAGTTAAGAGTCACTTTTCTTTTTAA
- the fsa gene encoding fructose-6-phosphate aldolase gives MEIFLDTGMVDEIREAAKWGVIDGVTTNPSLIAKTGRSQADVIKEICEIVDGPISAEVIATDAQGMIKEGQELAKIHDNVVIKLPLTEEGITACKWFSDNGIKTNVTLCFSVNQAFLAAKNGATYISPFIGRLDDIGHDGMQLIDEIRTVYDNYGFTTKILAASIRHCTHVRDAMMVGADVGTMPINVVKAMFKHPLTDKGLSQFLADHAKANA, from the coding sequence ATGGAAATTTTTCTAGACACTGGAATGGTTGATGAGATTCGTGAAGCTGCAAAATGGGGTGTTATTGACGGTGTAACAACTAACCCAAGCTTAATTGCCAAAACGGGTAGAAGCCAGGCCGACGTCATTAAGGAAATTTGTGAAATTGTTGATGGTCCAATCTCTGCAGAAGTTATAGCTACAGACGCGCAAGGAATGATCAAAGAAGGTCAAGAACTTGCTAAGATTCACGACAATGTTGTTATTAAACTTCCTTTAACTGAAGAAGGTATCACAGCTTGTAAGTGGTTCTCTGACAATGGAATTAAAACAAATGTAACACTTTGTTTCTCAGTTAATCAGGCCTTTCTAGCAGCAAAGAATGGTGCAACTTATATCTCTCCATTCATTGGAAGATTAGACGATATCGGACACGATGGAATGCAATTAATTGATGAAATCAGAACAGTCTATGACAACTATGGATTTACAACAAAAATTCTTGCGGCTTCAATCAGACATTGTACTCACGTTAGAGACGCTATGATGGTTGGTGCTGATGTTGGAACAATGCCAATTAATGTCGTCAAAGCAATGTTTAAGCACCCTCTTACTGACAAAGGGCTTTCTCAATTCTTGGCCGATCACGCTAAAGCAAACGCCTAA